The Cetobacterium ceti DNA segment TCATAAAAACAGTAAAATATTTAGCTCCATCCTTTGGAGGAGTTAACTTAGAAGATATTTCAGCCCCAAGATGTATTGAAATAGAAACAAGATTAAAAGAAGAATTAGATATACCAGTATTCCACGATGACCAACATGGAACAGCTATAGTTGTAGTTGCAGGACTAATTAATGCTTTTAAGCTAACAAATAGAACCTTTGAAAAAAGTAAATTTGTAGTAAATGGCGCAGGAGCAGCAGGAAGTTCTATAATAAAATTAATAGCAAAAATGGGTGGAAAAAATATAGTTGTAAATGATAAAGATGGAATAATAAATAGAGATGATATGGAAACATATGATTTCTCTAAAAAAGAACTTGCAACAATAACAAACCCAGATAATATAAAAGGCGGATTAAAGGAAGCCATAATAGGAGCAGATGTATTCATAGGAGTATCCATAGGAAATGTGTTAACAGTTGATATGGTAAAAGAAATGAATAAAGATTCTATAATATTTGCTATGGCAAATCCAACACCAGAAATAATGCCAGAAGATGCTTTAAAGGGAGGAGCTTTAGTAGTTGGAACAGGAAGATCAGATTATCCAAACCAAGTAAATAATGTTCTAGCCTTCCCAGGAATCTTTAGAGGAGCATTAGATGCTAAGGCTAAGAAGATAACAGAGGAAATGAAAATAGCCGCAGCTGTGGGAATAGCTAAATTAGTAAAAGAAGAGGAATTATCACCAACATATGTAATTCCAGATGCTTTTAATCCAGAAGTAGCTAAGGTAGTAGCTGGAGAAGTTATGAGAATAGCTAAGGAACAAGGTGTTACTAGATAAGTTTATAAATAACTAAAGGAGTAGAAAAATCTACTCCTTTTTATTTAGAAATTTTTTAATTTCCTCTCTTATAAAAATTGGATTTTCAAGAATTGCTGTATATCCTGCCTTTGGAACAACAATTATTTCGCTATTTTTAACTCTCTTTGCCATTTCATTCATTTTATAAAAAGGTCTTACTATATCAACTTCCCCAACTAAAAAAAGTG contains these protein-coding regions:
- a CDS encoding NAD(P)-dependent malic enzyme, with the translated sequence SKVDVNNKEELSLAYSPGVAAPCLAIKENKEDVYKYTAKGNMVAVISDGSAVLGLGNIGPEAGLPVMEGKAILFKKFANVDAFPICLDTQDTEEIIKTVKYLAPSFGGVNLEDISAPRCIEIETRLKEELDIPVFHDDQHGTAIVVVAGLINAFKLTNRTFEKSKFVVNGAGAAGSSIIKLIAKMGGKNIVVNDKDGIINRDDMETYDFSKKELATITNPDNIKGGLKEAIIGADVFIGVSIGNVLTVDMVKEMNKDSIIFAMANPTPEIMPEDALKGGALVVGTGRSDYPNQVNNVLAFPGIFRGALDAKAKKITEEMKIAAAVGIAKLVKEEELSPTYVIPDAFNPEVAKVVAGEVMRIAKEQGVTR